From the genome of Symphalangus syndactylus isolate Jambi chromosome 13, NHGRI_mSymSyn1-v2.1_pri, whole genome shotgun sequence:
tttttttttttttttgagatggattcttgctctgtcacccagactggagtgcggtggtgcaatcttggttcactgcaacctctgccttttgggttcaagcgattttcctgcctcagcctcccaagtagctaggattataggtgcctgccaccacgcccagctaattttgtatctttagtagagactgggtttcagcacgttggccaggctggtcttgaactcctgacctgaggtcatctgccagcctcggcctccaaagtgctgggattacaggtgtgagctatcgtGCCTGGCCGTGACTTTTCAAAAGATTTGAAGAAGTGGGGTCCTGAGAAAATCCTGGGTAACAACAGCATCAGAGGTaacagttttttgtgtgtttgttttttagatggagtctccctctgtcacccaggctggagtgcagtggctcgatctcagttTACTACAACTTCCACCCataggattcaagcgattctcctgccttggcctcccaagtagctgggtctacaggcgtgcatcaccatgccaggctaatttttgtatttttagtagagacagggtttcaccatgttggccaggctggtcttgaagccctgacctcatgtgatccgcctgcctgggcctcctaaagtgctgggattacaggtgtgagccaccccgcttGACTgggagcagcttttttttttttttttgagacggagtcttgctctgttgcccaggctggtgtgcgcgatctcggctcactgcaagctctgcctcctgggttcacgccattctcctgcctcagcctcccaagtagctgggactacaggcgcctgccaacacgcccggctagttttttgtatttttagtagagatggggtttcactgtattagccaggatggtctcgatctcctgacctcgtgatccgcccgtcttggcctcccaaagtgctgggattacaggcgtgagccactgcgcccggccttgggaGCAGCTCTTAAATGGCAAAATTCATGTAGCCAGGCAAGCCTGTGAAAGAACAGCAGGAAGCCAGCGTGTCTGGAATGGAGTGAACCACAACAGGGCAGATGTGAAGGGAGACTGAGCAGGGGCCTTGGGGAGGAGTACAGATTAAATTCCAAGGGAGATGAGTGACCCTTAGAGGGTATTAGGTGGGTACCAGCATTAATAGTGGATCCATGGATTAAATGAGCTTTTTAGCCCTGTTCTGTAGGAGGAAACTGGGGCATAGAGTAGCAAAACTACTTTCCTGAACGCACACAATATTAAACTGCACCCTTGGGAACCCTGCCTTGCCTCTAATACCTGCCTTCTAGCCTAACTgccaccctcccaccccagggGCAGACAGGCAACCTTTCCAGCCTGGGGTGGGGCAGAGCTCACAGCAGGGACTCTGCACTCTGCACGTAGCTCAGGCTCTCATTCTTGGTTCTGCTCTTAAGACTAGGTCCCCACCCTCTTCCCCATAAGACTAGACTGGGCTGGGTTCCTTCCAGCTCGAGGAAGCAGTCTTAGGAACTAGGAACTGGGCCCTACACAGGGGCCTCGGCCCCCAGCTTCACATAACTTATCTCCTACAACTTTTACCACGTGCATGGTGATCTGGGTTTGCAGTCCCATTTTACTGCTGAAGAGACCCAGAGACGATCACAGCTCTTAAACggcatttgaacccaggctgGCTGGTGACAAAATGTGGGCGCTGCCTTGCATGGTCAGATTTCTGGATGTAAGGCATCCTGGGATTTGCAAGGGACAAACGGCATGCCCTACCCCGCCAAAACCGCCTTGAGCGCAAGCAGGAAAAGAGCAGGCACTGAGCATGTGATAAGACCGCCACCGTGTGGCGAAGATGAGCAACCACAGGGTCAGTTTCCCAAGCCTGAGCCTGGAGAAGGAAGGGGGTTGCAGGGGAGGACAAAAGGACAGATCACACCAACACAGACTCACACCTTACCCTAATACTTTATTGGTCACCTCTAGGCCTGTGTGCGGCTGGGTGGGCTTGGGGGAGGGCGTCACTATTCAGCTCCTAGGTGGAGGCTTGAGAAGGCCTTGGCCTAGACCTCCAGGGTCCCATACTGTAGAGTTTGGAGGGGCAGGTCTGGCCTTTCCTGGGTCAGCACAGGGAACCCAGGTGGGTGCACAGGTGGACGCCCAGCACAGGCACCTAGGCAGGAGCACAAGCTCACTGTCCGTTAGCCAGCCTAATTGTGTTTGGAGAAATATTCCTTGCTGTCATCCACGTTGGGCTTAATCGTGTCACTGCCAGGCTTCCAGCCAGCGGGACAAACTGTGGGAAGACACAAGGATGCACATGAAGGCTACAGCCCCAGGTTCAAGGTGAAGCAAAGCAAGGGCctgtgttgcagaagaaaatgcTGGAAGCAAGTGGTCCAGGCCCAGGAATGTGGATATTAAGAGAAGCCCTCCAAGCCCAgttcagtattttttctttctttcttttctttttttttttttgagacagattcttgctctgttgcccaggctgaagtacagtggcatgatctgagctccggcaacctccgcctcctgggttcaagcgattcttgtgccccagactcccaaatagctggaattacaggggtgtaccaccacgcctggctaatttttgtatttttggtagagaccatgTTAGCCacgcttgtcttgaactcctgacctcaagtcatctgcccgtcttggcctcccaaagtgctgggattacaggtgtgagccaccatgcctagccaagttcagtattttgtgtttttctttttttttttttgagatggagtctcgctctgttgcccaggctggagtgcagtggcacaatctcggctcactgcaagctccgcctcccgggttcgtgccattctcctgcctcagcctctccgagtagctgggactacaggcgcccaccaccaggcccggctaatttttttgtatttttagtagagacggggtttcaccttggtctcgatctcctgacctcgtgatccgcccccctcggcctcccaaagtgctgggattacaagcatgagccaccgcgcccggcttttttttttttttttttttaaccaataccccatctcttaaaaaaaaaaaaaaaaaaaagaaagagatggggtattgctatgttgcctaggctggactcaaattcctgggcttaagcaacctTCTGCCTCACTCTCCAGAGTAGGTGGAACTGCAGGCATGAGACagcatcttcctgtctttttggCCCCTTTAGTCCCATCTTTGTCCCTCTGCCCCACCCctacagtttttgttgttgttgtttttgttgtttttgagatggagtcttacactggcgcccgggctggagtgcagtggcgcgatctcggctcactgcaaccccctcccgggttcaagcgattctcctgcctcagcctcccaagtagctgggattacaggcacccaccaccgcactcagctaatttttttatatttttagtagagacggggtttaactatgttggccaggctagtctcaaactcctgacctcatgatccgcccgcctcggcctcccaaagtgctgggattacaggcgtgagccactgcgcccagcctgtttgtttgtttttttgagacagggtcttgctgtgtcacccaggctggagtgcatggtgcgatcacagcttactgcagccttgacctcccaggctcaagtgatcctccggcctcagcctcctgagtagctgggactataggcatgcttcccaagccaggctaatttttttttttcgagaccgagttttgctctgttgcccaagccagagtacaatggtgcgatctcagctcactgcaacctctgcctcctgggttcaagtgaactcgtgcctcagtctctcaagtagctgggattacaagcaccaccatgcccagctaattttttgtgttcttagtagagacagggtttcaccatattggtcaggctggtctcaaactcctgacctcaggtgatccacctgccacagcttcccaaagtgctggcattacaaccttgagccactgagcccggcccccTTGTCCACCTTGGTTGAATGTCAGGAGTATTTGTCTCCTACCACATTAGAAACATCCTGCAGACAAAGCCCTGAGCTGAATCTTCTTTGGGGCCCCATCTGGACAGGTAAGAGGACAGGTAGTGAATGTTTGCATGAGTGACGGAGGCGCTGAGTATGTACCCATGTGTTATGTGTGTATCTGCTCACCTTCCCCATGCTCATCTGTGTACTGGAAGGCCTGGACCAGCCGCAGAGCCTCATCCACGGAGCGTCCCACAGGCAAATCATTAACAGTGATCTGGCGAAGGATACCCTTGCCATCGATGATAAAGAGGCCCCTGAAGACATGAGGGTTCCCAGTGAGGAGGTGGGATCTCCCACTGCCAGAGACAAGGAAGGGACTACCAACCACCCGCTACTAGCCACAGGGCTGGGGGCAGAGAAGACATTGTATAGGAGTGTTCCCAGCATCACAGGAATGGGGGGCGGGGCGCTCCCTGAGCCCGGCTGAGGGTCCCACGGTACCTGTAGGCAATGCCCTCATCTGTTTTCAGCACACCATAATCCTCAGACAAGCGTCTGGTCACGTCAGCAAGCAGGGGGATGTTCAGGGGGCCCAGGCCTCCCTCCTTCCGGGGGGTGTTGATCCTGGGAGTAGGGGAGACAGAGTTGGGGCCTCAGGATGCCTGGCACAGCAGGGTCCTCACCCTGTGGGCCCAATGTGATAAGCAACTGGAGGCCGGAGATAAGGGGCTTTAGAGTAGGCTGCTGGGAGCCTCACCCACCCCACCCCGGGTTGGGTGCAAGGACTGTATCCCCACAGCTGGGAAGACTACGCTTGAGAGGCAAAGCTCCAGCTAAGTGGCTTCACATGTGCTTGTAACTTGCAGCATCACCCAGCAGAGAGCCTGTGTTAAGAGTCCCCATCCTCCTCTAGCTGTGTCATGGGGTACAGCCCTTCATTTCGGTGAACTGGAGTTTCCATCTTCACGAAATAGGGCAGCGCAGCCTCCCTCCTGGGAACTAAGTAGATAGAGTTGCATCTGAGTTGCATCTGCAACTCTATGTCAGGCAACTAGTTGTCAAATGCTAATTACTGTCATCATCCTTAAAGACTTGGGCGGCAATGTTTCCATTATTTTCAAGATGGGGAAACGCAGGTTCCAGAGGTTGAGCAATGGCCACGAAGCCACACAGCTCGGACCCTAGGGTATGGGCTATGGGCTTAGCTGCAACCTCCCTCTCTGGCCCCTGCTCATACCAAGCCAGGTGGGTGAACTGAGAGTCCACCGAGACGCCGAGCACTTCACAGCCCAGCTTGCGGAAGTCCTCCGCACGGTTGCTGAACGCGATGATCTCGGTGGGGCACACAAAAGTGAAGTCCAGAGGGTAGAAAAAGAGGACCACGTACTTCCCTGGGGAGGAGGGACAAAGAGGAGTTAGGG
Proteins encoded in this window:
- the PRDX2 gene encoding peroxiredoxin-2, producing MASGNARIGKPAPDFKATAVVDGAFKEVKLSDYKGKYVVLFFYPLDFTFVCPTEIIAFSNRAEDFRKLGCEVLGVSVDSQFTHLAWINTPRKEGGLGPLNIPLLADVTRRLSEDYGVLKTDEGIAYRGLFIIDGKGILRQITVNDLPVGRSVDEALRLVQAFQYTDEHGEVCPAGWKPGSDTIKPNVDDSKEYFSKHN